aattttatttcgatCTTTTTCAGCGTCCGAAGTCTGCGCAGGTTTATAATCAGATAGGAAACTTTTGGCGCATCAAAGGCAACACGCAATTGTCGATAGAATGCTTCCGCAAGGCGTTATCGATATCTCCGAATAATCCGGACGTTCTGTTGAATCTAGCGCGCGTACTATTCAACTTACAATATCTGGACGACGCGATATTCTTAACGCGGCGCTCGCTCGAGATGCAGCCGCCCGACCAAAACCCGTGGCTACAACATTTCACGCTTGGCGAGATTCTGAAAGCGTACGGCCACTATCAAGAGGCGACCCATCACTTCCGTCACACACTCGAGTTGAAGGCCGGGTTCCAGCCGGCGCAGGCGCACCTGCGCGAGATGGAGGTCAACCCGGACGGAACGGTGACGTACTACACGTTGTTCATCATACTGTTTCTCGTGATGGTCGTGTTGTGCGGGATACTGACGACCGTCGAGGCGAACATCGAAGAGTACGGCGAGATGATGAAAACGCAGCGCCACTTCAACCGCGCGATGGCCATGCGATCGATTAAGCTCGGCATGAACACGCGGTTGATGCGCATGAAGAAGTATCCGCACACCTGACGCGTGTGTGAGGATAAGAGGGAGAATGTCCACGTCGCGGTCGCTTCgtagcagcagtagcagcaatGGCACGACTTTGTATGTAACTTAACCGGGTATCGCTAATGGATTAGCAGGCGTAGCATTTAGAATATTATTCATCTGGCCACCCCCTGAGTTTCATAGATGCAGGCTCAGTGGCGGATCTAAGGGGAGGGTGTAGGCTGCGAAAAAGTTGTTCCGAAATTTTATGAGAAAATAGTAAAGCCTATACCGAAAgaagtttaaattcataagcttGAAATGTAATGAGATGTAAATGCGATAAGTGTTTTCCGATGAGCTTTCTTTTGGGGTGCACTTTAATAATTATATGACATGTCTACCTGAATTAGACCCTAGATCCGTCACTGGGGCCATTTTAGAATTTGTCAGTTCTTTCCATGGAACATGTCTCACACTGTATGTCACCCAGGTTGAGGATCTACCCTCAGGGGTATTCTATAATGaaccagtctatgaaaccgggctcCCAGATCTTAACAATTGAATGACGTTTATCTTTGTCGGGTTACCGTAATTTCCATTCCGATATTAGTGAATTTTGTTGATATTATTTCTCGTTTTTAGTTCGGCGCTAATAGAAATATTCAGTTATCAGTAGTTTAGATTTAGACTTTGATTGCCTCGGGACCGATCAATTTTCTCCTGGCCTGTCAGAGCGACAATGGATCGTCGCAACACTTGAATGGAGTGGTGTATGGTCAAAATATTTCGTCCGGGACATGCGGATCTGAGCCGAGTGCAGTCTACTGTAGGCTTACTGTCACGCCGACTTATGCGTTTAGTTGATTCGTTCGGAATGGTCACTTCTCTCGCGGCTGAGTTATAATCGTTTTAAGGATTTACAAGAAATATCGAAATTCCTTTAGAAACAAGATTAAATCGTGAGTTTTTGTTTGCGAAACCGTCGGACCGTAATTTTGAACTTCCATCGTTCGCCAATCCAGTTCCGGTTCTAGGATGAAATAGCGCGACCGacttgtttcttattattttcCCGAGTATTTCGTGCTTTCTCCGTGTTTATTCATTatcgttgttgttgttattgttgttgatTTAATGTTAAAACCCACCGCGCTTCCTCAGACATACGATGACGATCGTATTTATCATAATCGGAATTTGAAAGTATTTTCAGTCTAGAGAAATGAACGAAGAAGAAATCGTATTTTAGCCTATTTAGGAGCAaagaatttagatttttttaacGATATAGAATGTACAAGGTCTGCCATTGCACTAATGCAATGCACTATGCTTACATATTTTAcattgttttaaaaaaaacaatgtctAGACGACATGTATATTTGTACTGGTGTCTCGTCAGTATTAAATTTGTCTTGCGTGTGCTGCCGGAAACTCGATCGCGTGCTGTGCCATTTATCTATCAATCATAATTCGCCGAATTCGTCGTTGAATTTTGACGCTTTTCCCTTGTGACGAACGAATGAATTTaccaaatatttcttcatattttcaagTACCGTAGTACGAAATAAAGAACATTATTAACACTCGTATATATGTAAATCTTGTCGATTTTTGCGTCTTTTTTACTCCATCCACAACGCGGTTCAACGGTTGCCGGTTAATTTAGACTCTTATCAGATTTTAAAGATAAGTCTATTTCCGATGTTAAACTCAACTAGAGTATCGGTATGAGGGCTGCGGGTGGCGAACTTCAGGACCTGTTTTGAGGAGAGTAAAAATTCTTTAATACCGTTGTACATACGGGAGTCCAGAGGATAAAAATGGATGATTGCTCCTCCAGAATAGAAATTTTGCCGATGACTCCTAAAAGACTCAATGACTGAATGACATCGCATGTGACTTCTGTTGGTTCCTCGAGTCCCCATTCGGTAACTAATTACatcctaatgtctatttcaacctaacttgagagcattccaggtggcctagctcactcatttttggtagtacatacctgataaaggtcttagtaggaccagaaaggacaggcagttgacctaaatcatcattttttaatccatttgaaactgtattgaaggatttccaaaaagtcttcactgaaaggggttcatgagagaaaagagactccatgattaaaaaatgatgatttaggtcaactgcctgtcctttctggtcctactaagacctttttcaggtatgtactaccaaaactgactgagctaggccacctggaatgctctcaagtcaggttgaaatagacattagtcaaGACACCAGTTTACTTATTCAGTATCAACGATTGGTCATTGGTAACTCCCACCACTTTCACAAACCAAATCTACCAGAAATTTACTTGATaaaattatcatatatatatttatttattatcggtatgtatatatatatatatttatatatattattgttAGATATATACAGTCATCATTCgcattatcttatctaatctTAACATCACataattatgttttttttcctcTATTTCGAAACAATATTTAATGACTTATAAATGCATTAAACCATGCACATGATTACTGCGGGAAAACGATATAGAAATCAGGAAATAACGCGAAAAAAAAAGACGAGCTACGGGCTCTGCTTTGAATTCCTATACTACTTGTAATCAAAGTTTGATAATATGACCCAAATTAGTTATGCCAAGCCAGTACAAAGGCTTTATTTACCTCATAAACCTACAATCGGTCTACATAGGCatgtattgaatatatttcatatcgtGGCACCTGAATAGATGCTATTTCCTGTTGTTATTGTAAAAAAACAATCGGCCCTTATAAAGAAATTTCTCGCCATATCACTTCCATATCTGTGTAcgaagtaaaaatgaaataaagtctGATTTTCAACGTAAACTCGTAAAAGTGAAGAATCGTTGTGCAGGTAATAATATACAACCATTGATTGATtataaaatacacaattcATAATAAAATAAACGAGATAATTACATACGTATTAGTGATCACAAGAACGAAAAAGAGCAAAATATCAGTGCCCACAGTAACTCCTCCATAATATTATCAGCTCGATAACATCAAAACATACCGGTACTACGTATCTTGTTTTTCTTTGGTGCGATGTTATCAAATAGTTCATTTCCGATGTCAAACTTTTACCCGAGAACTACGAAACTCCTAGACTACGCATCATAGTCACATAAAAACCACTTCCATAACTGATTGCACTACCTCAGATTTTACCGGTCTATCTATTTACATACAAAGCTAATTTACCCGAAGCCATTTAACAACATAAACTGGCATAATAGAAGAGTTGAATTACTCCCGAGGTTATCCGCTAAATGACCAGTGAAACTGACCTCATTACGCAACTCTAACCGGTCAGTTCGACCACCGACCATTCTCTGTTGGTAACTACCGTTCTGGGGCCAagttcaaaagttggttagaatggatagttgacatggtGAAAATTTAAAGTCTATTTTTGCTACggtatttatccaccggttgtctttgagcaactggcccctggataCTCTATAGATATCGAATATATTTACACATCGAACTAAGCCTACCCTAAGATTCTACATTTTtggaatgattttttttgccATTTGAAAATCTCGAGAACGAAACCGACAAAATATGGACTCCCGACATTTCGTCCGCAGCCAGGCTGTTCTCGGATCAGGTACCGAATACAATGCATGCTAATTACTAATACACTATAAGAATAATGGTTTGTTTGGATTTTCTTTTACACTTAAGTATTGTATGTTATGACTAGTTAGTTCAGATAACACAACCATAATCACGATCAAACTCGCTTATATCATCATCAGATAATAAGTCGTCGAAGTCATTAAGtcatctatttattttcagggcccagtttcacgaaaaagtgtaagcttaaaacggttaagtttgaatttttgccacatgaagtaaccaatggcaattacatgttcaccaaaaatttgagttttaacttttttgtgaaactgagccCAGTAGCAATTCATAGCACACCagcacaccagatggcgcaacaatatatatatatatatacatatatatatatatatatatatatatatatatatatatatatatatatatatatatatatatatatatatatatatatatatatatatatatatatatatatatatatatcccaAATGAGTGTACGGCATAGTTttactgaaaagaaaaaagatttgCCGCAGAGAGTTGATtcgaatttgattgaaatgtagaagaaataaGAGCGCGGTAACCGAGCAACCACTAGAGAACttggtggatcctcacctgccataaatggaatcctcgattgccacagaaGTGGTGCCGGTACCCTGTTTACTACAAGTATAAGTCATCGGTCGATTAAGTCATCCACGATACGATCAGACCTACGATGACTTAAGCGAGTTTGACCGCGGTACATAATAAACACGACGCAGGTAGATTCCATGTAGATGATACGTTTCGCCAGACCAATCGATTCCTTACTAAACCGCGCGCGTAATAATGTCATCTGTCGAGATTCTTTTTTTGGGATCCGATGAATTTTTTCCGTGTAAGTTCTGCGACGGGGCAACTCGCGCACTGAATTTAACCGGTACCAACTATCTCTGAACAGGGTAGTAGGGTTTTTCTGTCAGGAGTTGTCGCTGCTTTTTTCTATCACGACATCCGCGAAGTCTCTTCATTACGTATATCGCCCTGCTGTCTGTAACTGTTTATTATAACTAAAATGTGACCCAACTAGTGTTCGTTTGTTGCgagctgaaaaaaaattacgaatCAACATTTATCTATAACGTTCGAATAAAGATGATTTCAGAAGTTATTATTCAGGAccctacagttgtgagtttaagttaactcttgagttgaaatcagttcattttcaatgaattaactcaggactgtggaactggctccagtACGGAAGAAGATCCATCCTTTCATTCATTCTTCATTTTTAAGTCGGGTGGCGGGTTTTTCACTAATAAAGTTTGAACGATGTTATTTATACAGTAAACTATGCGTTTTAGTTGAAACTTTGTAATGTATCCTTAGCCGTAGAACGAGATATTCGCTTTCCGACACGACTGCGGTTATTGCAATGTTTCTGGCGAAATGCATTAAATTAAAAATTTCAACGGGAACGCTCGAATAACCGATAATTTCATGAagtgcacaataaacagcttctcatacagggtccctacggatcagtcattccagaattcaaggacttttcAAGGTGTTTTCAAGGGGAATATTTAAGATTTCGAGTAGTGTATGCATCACTTTTCACAAGTTACtctagactcctcctaaattggTATTGGTAAACCATTTAATTCAGTGGAATCTGTGTGTATAAAAGTCATATGACTACTAACTAGGTCTAAAATTTTCCAATTGCCAATTTCTTAAAAATGCAAGGAGTTTTCTAACACTTTTGGACATTTTGCTCAACTTCAAGGATATTCAAGggccttgaaaaaaaaattttttgtttagaaggagttttcGAAGAATCAAGGAGTCATAGGGACCCTGtcataaaatacaaaaaatatacaaaaaatatACGGAAGCAGGGAAAACAGGATAAAGTGCAATACAAATACGAAGTACAAATAGATGAttttaaactttgaattatCGGCTTAATGAATGTCTGTCGAAATATCTACCGGTATGCTTTGATAGCGGAGGAACGAAGCAGTGAATATAGGTTTTATCTATAGATTTTACTTACCTAAAAGCCACCTCTGATGCACAAGAGATAgacattatataaattttacgTCGAGGGTTCGTTAGAATGATTTTGAGACAGATGGAAAGAAACGTTAACTTATTTGATTCCGATGCTTTCGAAAACGCTAGTTGAAGAGGAGTGTTATCGGTTAAAGGTAGCTCACGTAACGAAAACAAGGTACTACTTACTTGGCAGACGCAAAATCGCCCCACACGTCGGTGGCTGGAGCCGCAGGTGCAGCGTTCGCCGCGCCAGGTGCATCCAAGTCTAACAATAAATCTATATTACTCTGAGATTGAACTGTTGGTTGCGGTGGAGCTGAAAAACGAAGACGTAACAAATGAACACCCGACCAACACAAAATCGACGACTAAGCAAAAAGAATATTCGTTTACACTTCGGGTATAGAAAAAATCttcaaagatttatgaatCACGCtagatttcatttatttcaaaaaggcAAAGGTACAGGGTCCCTACTACAGGGATCAAACATTCCTCTGGATACGAGGGGTTTTCTAGGAGTTTAAAggagaatatttcatatctcaaGGAAGTATCAGCATCACTTTCATTATTGTAGACTCTTCCTAAATCAGTGCTGTTTATCTTGGTAAATCTATTTATTTGGTAAGCAAATTCTTATCCTAGACCTACCCATAGAgctcaaatcaaatttgagtTCTATGACCTACCTAACCTCGGTTTCTAATTTGACTACCGCTAATAGGGTCAACGAAAGTCCCAAAACTGTACCAATTTAGGCATAGTTTaatgtacaactacaaactagacaaaaCTTTCACAAAATTGAAGTAGGTTTGAAATAGATTCaggcattttttttcaaatgaaaggAGTTCCGAGCACCTGTAAAGGCAAATTCCatttagaaggagtttttTAAGGACTCGAGGAGTAGTAAGGACCCTTTGGGGTAGTATTCCAAATAAGGAATAAATTTCCATCGTTAAATCTTAAATATCGTGAGTGTGACGTATATCATATATACTTCAAAGACTGTGACTcatcttaattgattttgaCACCCGCAGCAGCGTTCATTAATTATGTATACTGGTACTGGAAGCTGATCTGTGTATGTAAATAGGTAGCAATTTGTTTAGTGACATTTcagaatgtatatatttagaGGGTATATTAAGACTGACATTGATGAGAAACACCGTAAGGTAGGTTCGCCATTAATAAGACACTAGGAATATATCTTGTGTTGTGACAATCTTATATAAAGAGAATGCCACAATAACGAAAAAATAAAGTCTGAAAAGTTTCCTTGAGCTGGTAGTTAATTCAATGTTTCAActttattctaatagtcatcttcaagaATACTGAGAtacaacagaaattatgaaatatatattcaatctagggcccagttttatagactggtattaacttagCTCAACTGAAAGTGAATCGAGTTATCTCtctgggttaaagttaataccagtctataaaactgggtccagaacgtTGAAAAACCTACAgttactagctcaaggaaacatttttggacttaatttTTCGGCATTCTAGTGGGATTCTCTTTAAATTACAACGAGGTAGGAGTTAGTACCACTACCACAAAGGGTAGGGGGTCATCATCTCTGAATTGGAAAATTCTCCCCCTAAACCGCATTTCCGTAAATACAATATTCACCTTGCGATTGGACAGTTGGTTGCTGACTGAATAGATTTCCTACGGCTGGTTGTTGGGGTTGCATCTGCGCGGCTGGTGCCACAGGATGAGGATGCTGTCGACTGGTCGCACCCGACGATGGAGGCGGTTTGATTCCTCCCGGCGGGGGTGGTAGGATGCCTATAGCACCTCCGGCTCCTGCGCTCGCTCGCGGACGAGCTTTACTAGTTCCGTTGCCAGACTTCGTGTGCAGGTTCAACTTAATAGTTTGACCCTCTTTAAATCCTAAATCTAATTTCGGTCCCGAATCTAACGTTGACTGAGTTTCTAaatctttctctttttttaaccacctgaaaaatgaaaacgcatcgaaaaataaatcttcCATCTTGAAACAGGTAGGTGAGCTTTTTTGTCTggccccagttccacagttgcgaattaagatttgacccataGTTAACTCATTGTAAATGAACTAGTTTTAACTTATGAGTTAATACTAACTAACAGATGCTTCTCGACTCACTTAAAATGGTCTTGAAGACTAACGTTAAGATCGAAAGCGTCGCTACGATCTTCAAATCCAACACCGATGAAAGCACTTCGACCtgccaaaaaaaaacaaatcttgATTGTTGACAtattgacaattaaaagttaatttttactgtggtatttatccgccggttatctttaacaaATATTGACCAACTGGCTCCTGACATTAGATACTTTATCTGATATCGGCGCGCCgccaaaaactgatcatccaggacttcacctgagatatttctaattgaaaataactaCAAACATCAGATATTTTACCAGCATACAAAATTGATCATCAACACTAAGCACTAAAAtgctggactcagttccacagttgtgagttagagttaactctgagttaaagttagttcatttcaatgagttaactcagagtcaaatcttaactcagaactgtggaactcgacCCTGAACGTCTGAAAGGGTAGTTGCAGCCTGAAAGCTAAGACCCCACCAGCGAGATTTTAACTCATAGACCAGAATATTCAAAACGCGGTATCTCGACTCTCAGCCCCTCATACTACATACCTGATACATCTTTAATGCGTATGACAAAATATCGACTTGAATCTAGAACACTTTCGCAAGCGGTACTGGGGTATTCCTCAATGGGAGCATTAGCGAATAGTTCACCTGAAATATCGCAAATTAATCATTGAGAATTTCATCTACCGAAAAACCACATATCTCAGTCAGACTTTCGACAGATATGAAGCCACTGTTCTCTAATTGTACAAACCTGAGGCTTTATCTTCAAGTTTGATGCTTAAATCTTTACCCTTAACGACTACACGCATTCGACCGGTCCAGTCAGGCTGATCTAATGACCAATCAGAGGCTCTAAAAAGTAAATAGAAATTTTGCTTTTATCGAAACAGCAGTTTTCGAGTGACGAATGATTGGGATTGTGGGGCATGCTAAACGCTAGTTCATCTGAAATCAGAATCAAAGCTGCCTCAGTTACTCAGTAGGGAGCAGTTGCATTCACTATCGGTGAGTGCCGAGTGACAAGCTGGTTCGAAATCGAGTCCTTCGGCTGCAATAAAGAATGCGGGCATTGGACCACAGTTCAGAGGCTGGCGGTGCCCTTGTTAGATGAACATGATCTACAATAGAATCTAGTCCTGGCAAACCTAGATCCTAAAGAAGTAAAGCAAAACAAACTAACAAACATGTCatataaattcatcattggtTGTAAAAATACAGTGACACCAACCCTGGCAAGTGAAATGCGGAAGTGATTTCGGTAGCAATTTTCGCCAATTATTCCGTTATCTTAAGGATAACTATCGGGTGAATAATCAAAAACTAGGTATTAAATTGAAGCCCCGTTTGTGCTCTTTTACCTGTAGCCTCTGTTCGTAGTTCTCGGGGGTATACGGTAGACGAAAACCTCATTTTTCACGCACACAACGCTCTCGTAATCCACCGACATTTTGTTCGGTTGTCAGCAAAACGCGGATCTGGACTCTTCGATATTGGTAAAATGTAAATTGCTTCCCGGAAAGCCGTGAAAATATATACCCATAATGATTTA
This Tubulanus polymorphus chromosome 7, tnTubPoly1.2, whole genome shotgun sequence DNA region includes the following protein-coding sequences:
- the LOC141908306 gene encoding adaptin ear-binding coat-associated protein 1-like isoform X1, which gives rise to MSVDYESVVCVKNEVFVYRIPPRTTNRGYRASDWSLDQPDWTGRMRVVVKGKDLSIKLEDKASGELFANAPIEEYPSTACESVLDSSRYFVIRIKDVSGRSAFIGVGFEDRSDAFDLNVSLQDHFKWLKKEKDLETQSTLDSGPKLDLGFKEGQTIKLNLHTKSGNGTSKARPRASAGAGGAIGILPPPPGGIKPPPSSGATSRQHPHPVAPAAQMQPQQPAVGNLFSQQPTVQSQAPPQPTVQSQSNIDLLLDLDAPGAANAAPAAPATDVWGDFASANSQQTNTSWVTF
- the LOC141908306 gene encoding adaptin ear-binding coat-associated protein 1-like isoform X2; its protein translation is MSVDYESVVCVKNEVFVYRIPPRTTNRGYRASDWSLDQPDWTGRMRVVVKGKDLSIKLEDKASGELFANAPIEEYPSTACESVLDSSRYFVIRIKDVSGRSAFIGVGFEDRSDAFDLNVSLQDHFKWLKKEKDLETQSTLDSGPKLDLGFKEGQTIKLNLHTKSGNGTSKARPRASAGAGGAIGILPPPPGGIKPPPSSGATSRQHPHPVAPAAQMQPQQPAVGNLFSQQPTVQSQAPPQPTVQSQSNIDLLLDLDAPGAANAAPAAPATDVWGDFASAKGGF